ttaatattaatttacatgatgtaaaattaacttacgagattacggcatatataaaaaatatagtttcaacaatgtttggtttctaaatatttttgtggatttctgtttttttatatatattaattatgctttgttaattgttaattatttttaatactaactaggatatagatttgatatgtcataaatattattttgatatgaaaatgttatcaCTTAAAATGATGTGTGTAGAATTTAAATCTAGTTTATTATGATGACATAGATAGTTAAActgtattacaaaattgaatgtgtcagatagaattttattttttctttttctagatACTAAATTAAACATAGAATAAGGATCggttactatttagaattcaaatattattgATAAGATTGAGTTTGTATAATTGTGGTTCGTCTCTTTTATGTTGTctggtttcttttctttcacgTCTATAGATTATGGCTTCATCATCGGCAACAGCTAGATTCTATATCAGTTGTAGAGACTACAAATTTAcagagaaaatcaaatgatGTTGGCTGGGAATTTGGAATGTTGATAAATCCCAACAATTTGGACAAAATGAAATGCAAATTATCGTATGGGGAAAGGAGTTTTCAGGAGGAATCTATAGACTAAAGCAACATGTTGCGAGAATACAAGGGAATGTTGCAGCTTGTCCAAAATCATccaaaaaagaccaaaaaaaatgcaagTTAGCAATTCTAGaagcacaaaacaaaaagaaaagagttcgGATGACAGATTTAGAAACTCGAAAGATGGTAAATGTTGATGGAAAACGagaggaggatgaagaagtAATTGAAGTAGAAGGAATGGGAGCAAACAAAAGTGCTCGCATGCTTGGTCCTATTGATAGATACTACATGCATCAATCCTGAAATTCATAAAGGTACAATATTGACACCACATCAACAACATATCAAGAATCTCCTtgcaaaagaaagattacATGTGGTACATCAATATGTTGCTAGATGGGTGTATTCTCATGGCATTCCTTTTAATGCTATTGCAAATGATGATTTAAGAAGAATGCTTGAAGTCGCTGGACAGTTTGGACCAGGTGTTACTCCTCCTAGTCAATATCAGTTGAGGGAGCCTTTGTTAAAAGAAGAGGTTGTTCGAATGAAAGGTTTGatggaagaacaagaagatgagtgGAGAGTTAATGGATGTTCCGTAACGACAGATTCTTGGTCGGATAGAAAAAGAAGGTCAATCATGAATTTGTGTATCAACTGCAAAGAAGGTACAATGTTTCTCTCTTCTAAAGATTGCTTTGATGATTCCCATACGGGTGAATATATCTTTGCATATGTCAATGAGTACTGCATCAAAAATTTAGGTGGAGATCATGTTGTTCAAGTAGTAACGAACAATGCCACTAACAACATAACTGCTGCAAAGTTGTTAAAGGAGGTAAGACCCACCATATTTTGGACTTTTTGTGCAACTCACACAATAAATCTGATGGTAGAAGGTATTTCTAAACTTGCTATGTCTGACGAAATAGTTAAAATGGCCAAAGCGTTTACCATTTTTATATACGCTCATCACCAGACCTTGTCCATGATGAGGAGTTTTACCAAGAGAAGAGATATTGTGAGGCCTGGAATAATTGGATTTGCATCGGCTTTTCGTACTTTGAAAAGTTTGgtagagaaggaagaaaatttaaaggtaaaaagaaaaaaaaagaaaaagctctCGAAGGCGACGACGATGGTGGTACTCTAGGGTTTTGTGACCCAACAATGAGGGGTTGGATCTGggctgattttttttggttttctgtgGAATTATATCGATTTTTCATTGGTTTATTAGAGGATAG
This sequence is a window from Arabidopsis thaliana chromosome 1 sequence. Protein-coding genes within it:
- a CDS encoding hAT transposon superfamily protein (hAT transposon superfamily protein; CONTAINS InterPro DOMAIN/s: Protein of unknown function DUF659 (InterPro:IPR007021); BEST Arabidopsis thaliana protein match is: hAT transposon superfamily protein (TAIR:AT5G31412.1); Has 599 Blast hits to 592 proteins in 25 species: Archae - 0; Bacteria - 0; Metazoa - 11; Fungi - 2; Plants - 577; Viruses - 0; Other Eukaryotes - 9 (source: NCBI BLink).), with the translated sequence MVNVDGKREEDEEVIEVEGMGANKSARMLERLHVVHQYVARWVYSHGIPFNAIANDDLRRMLEVAGQFGPGVTPPSQYQLREPLLKEEVVRMKGLMEEQEDEWRVNGCSVTTDSWSDRKRRSIMNLCINCKEGTMFLSSKDCFDDSHTGEYIFAYVNEYCIKNLGGDHVVQVVTNNATNNITAAKLLKEVRPTIFWTFCATHTINLMVEGISKLAMSDEIVKMAKAFTIFIYAHHQTLSMMRSFTKRRDIVRPGIIGFASAFRTLKSLVEKEENLKVKRKKKKKLSKATTMVVL